The stretch of DNA ATATCTACTATATTTGCTGATGCAACCCCTAGCTCCTCTAGTAGCTACGGAAATTCGCAAGTAATCGATCTCGCAAAGTCCAAACAAATTCAAGAATAGGGACAAATAGATCTCTATACACAAACAAGACAAAACATAGACGCAATCATCAAATCCTCAGCATATTCATAATCTAGTGCAAAGGTACTAAagaaatactccctctgtcccggtcatttgttgtccttttccatttttgggtgtctcagtcatttgttgtcctttttattttaagaatgaatttgatgagtaatttgatcattcatacctaatttattccacttgtcatttagtaattggctcccggtttttgtgccaaaatcaaaggacaacaaataaccgggacggagggagtataaataaATCGTCACCTCGTTAGTAACGAGTTAACCACAAACGCTAAACTTACAAGCTCATCAAATGGATTTTCGTTCGTCAACGAAGTATGGATTACAAAATAATCAATATATTCCGATTCGAAAtcgaaacaacaacaacaacaacaaaaagtattACGAATCATACATGCACGTAAACATGATGAAATCATAAATCCTCATATATACTCAAAAATAAAAAGcaaatcataaataaatatatgaTCTAATAAATCATATGATTGCTCATCAAGTAACAATCATTTCCGATTATTTTTTTTAACACAAATAATCATAATCGCACGTGCAAATCAACAAAAAGTAATGAGCAATCAAATGATTGCCAAGTGATTatatacatttgattaaaatTTAAAATACTCGTCACAAAATAATCAAAACGTAAAGAACCTAAAATAAACACAAAAGTCAATATAATACAATTTTCGATATTTTGAAAAACGTATACAATCAAATGAAACAGAGAAAGTACGATTAAAATGATATCGAAAAATTACCGAAAATAGCGATGATAACGCCGCGGCCATCGTAGTTAGGATACGCATCAATAAACTTATCAGCAGCAATCTCTCGTTTAGGCATAAGAGAAGCAAGAAAAGAGGCTTCAGATTGCTTAAATTTACCGATACTGCCACCACCACCGACGACAGCAGCAACTTCAGAGACGGAAGAAAACGACGTCGTAGAAGAGGAATGAGTTTCAGGCATCGCTGACGTAGCAGTCCGAGGTGTAAAACGACGTCGTAGTAAGGGGAGGAGGTGGAGTTTGAGTTTACTTGAGGAAGCGAGAGTCAAATGGTGTGGTCCAGCATAAGTGTGTAATAATGAGGGCATTTGTATGAGGGGTAGAATGGTAATTTCAGCAGAAGCGGTGGTTGTTGACACGTAGGAGACTAGAAGGTGAAGTTCAGTGAAGGACTGAAGGAGACTATGGGATTGGGTTGGAGAGTGGTGCTTTGGCTTTGGGAGGTGTGAAATTACAACATTTGTCCttttgcttgggttgggttttgAGCCTTTGAGGTGAGTTGACCAATGGATTTCATAATAGATTTGGTAGGTTGGATTGAATTATGcggatcacaaaatctcatttgtgacggcacgtatccgtcactttgaagtgacggataccatttttcctcacaaatgacccatatagaggagagagggaagcacatgggagtgcccccaccttgtccccctattcgttttgtgagtggcattatccgtcacttgctccgtcccgtcttcagcaagacttatTGTATGCGGATATAGTTAGGTTGATTGTATTGGATAATTTGGATTTGTTTTGTGTTCGGATTAGGTTGAGTCGGGGTTAAGTTACTCTGAATTTGAATGAGTTTTGGGAATGTTAGTATGAACTCTCTAAGAATTTAAACTACAAACTTTATATCGAATTTGGTTGAATCAGCTTAATTTTACTTGATATGAGTTAGATCGGTCAATTTGGTGGGAATTATGAAAATGCTAGTTGTGTTGGATGTGTTAGTACTTAAATTAAAGTGAATCAGGTTAACGCATCTCGTGTACCTTGTGTTCGAATGAGTAATCGAATCGACTCTTGTGTTGCTTTGTCTATTTGGATATGAGCTAGAATGATCAATTTGGCTTTGGATTAGTTTTCGCCGGAATAATTCGTGACACACATCACACAAGTGAGATTGGATTAGACCTGACAAACTGGTAAATAGGGTCAGATTTCATATTTTGTCAATTCGGGTTCGAGTTTGAAAGAATTCAGGTCGGGTTGGTCATTTCAGGTTCAATTCATATTCGGGTGAGTTGTTATCAAGTTATTTGGTATAATGATCAGTATGCGATTATAAATATTCGGGTTGGGTTCAGTATGGTCGGGTCAATTTTGGTGTTGTGTGCGGGTCAGATtatgttgaccaggagtatcccctaccgacagctggggcaatctccttcggggtactgaaggcaatttaatgggttgactcctcccaagtttggctttttcattcgaacttgtgaccacttgtttaagaaatAAGAGTCCTTACCACTCACATCAGCTAACTTTGGtacatacttcctccattcaactccactctaccactttgctttttcacgttcgccaacgcgtgttttacgcggtaaatatcgttagctacgtatttgcaaaatttataaaagttagatatttttaatgtactcgtaaagacgaatcaaacaagatctcacatgaatatattatcacttatgtattgagagaaaatcgagattgaatgtgcatttgtgaatagtgtaaaaaatagaaataggtagagtggagttgaatggaggaagtatgtcCTGTTTATAGTGGGTTAATAAGTGGCTCGAGTAATGTTTGTAAAGTGTACATAAGTTTGGGCTTTGATTTCCTCAGCAGCATATGGCCAAGCCCAATCTAAATTCACAATGAAATTTTCTGTTAGGGCTTTCAGTCGAAAATTACTCTTATGTATTCTCAGCTCGGCTATTTCTGTTGAAGAATCGTTTTACTACTACTTTGCAGAAAGAATAGCTTGGTTTGATGGTACACAATATCATTGGGTTAGCTTATAAACATTATTCACGAGTCGTTCCGGTCATCTGAAAATTGCGTCTCTACATGATCTCCGTTAGCACAGCACAAGAGACCGGAGTTCACGACACCAAATGAAAATCACATGGTAATAGGCAATAGCAACAAATAGCATCTAACGTGTCGACAAATGAATGAACCATTCTCTGTTAGTTTGAATAATGCAATATACTATTCCTTCTATGTAAACAAAGCAGAAAAATGTGGAAAGAATTGTGGTATGCTATCGCTAAGAATCTAACTAACTATACATTCTCTATAGCTGCTGATGTTGTTCCCTAGTTCATATATCGGCCTAAACTATAAGGTTACGACAGGTAGTGTCGCAAGGATATGGACAATCTATCAACTTTGTCACGTTTCGCTCAAAATACCAATTTCCCACTGCTTCTGCAATAGCCTGCAAGATAAGCATTCATCAATACATCTTTTGCTAATTTTACAGAAATTTTTAACAAAGGGGTAAGGTTCTGTACATACGACCCCTTAACAAGCAGTGCGCGAGTCTTTGAAACACTGGCTTAATCATGTTGTATATTTTGTTTGCGCGAAAAATCTTACTGAGGTTCATCATTCAGTAAAAAACAAAAAGAGTAAGTACCTGGTTATGCACTTTGGGGGAGTCTACTGCGAACCAGGTATCCTGTGACTCACTTTGGCAATGTGCAAAGCATGAGTTTATATACATTCCTCCTGTAATTGATTTCTTATAGAAAGGGTATATAGCTTTCAGCATTTCCACCCGATAATCTGCAAATACGGTCTTAAGATTAGCTCTATAATTTAGATGTCGGGTTATTAGGATAATTACTTTGATGTATACTTGTGAAAACTATGAAATCTGATAACCTTGCAATACTTCAATCTGGTTTTCTGTGCATACTGTTATGTTATTCTTGCAGTGATTCCAATGTCCATGCAAATCAGCAGAAGGCGGTACCAAAATGTGATGAAACTGCCACAGTAAATGAAACCCTTTAATTAAGCAAAGAAGAAATCCATGTATGATCCTTTAGTCTAATTAGGAGGTCTAAACCAAGTGCCTTGAGTCCAGTGGAGTGCGGGTTAAACCTCAAAGCTTGCAATTGCAGGAGTtgcgaggtcccgggttcgactccctGGGGCGACATAGGCTATGGTTACCTGTCTTCCTACGGGATGATTTACATGGCACACGTGGTTTGCAGGGTATTGCATGTGCCCGGGGGGATTAAATCCCTCGTcagggaaaaaaaaaattaaaaattaggtGGTCTAGCTAACAGTGTACCTGATACACGTCGTAAGCAGAGTTTAAGATGAAGAATGGAGTGTTTATGTAACCTAGGACATGCTGTGGGAAGAAACACTGAGATAAGACAGACAGTGAAGCTTGTCAGATCACCATATCATGAAGAAGTGAGACAATTATCGAGTGGTATTTTATAATCATACCTGCCAAGGATCGGTTTCAGAGGTGGTGCAGTTACTGTTCAGACTTTGTTCTACTCCCTGTAATTGCATTTGTTAATACTATACAGGATAACTAAGTATAGAGCGAGACTTGTTGAACTCGGTATAGATGCTTAAGGTACCTGAAGAGCAATAAGATCATAATAGAAGGACCTCATTGAGTAGTTCTGGCTTATATCTGTTCTGCAACAGACAGAAGCACAATTTTGACGGATTTTGTTAATTATTGAAACTAGAGAGGGGCAAAAAGACTGAGAAACCTCGAGATCAATATTGAAACCGATATCTAGTAGCATGGTTAAAAAGTTAGAGGACTCACGCATCCAGGAAAAAACCTGCATCACTCAAACATTTGGCACTAGCATTTCTTGGTAGAAATCTGGTGAAGCTGTCACAATGCAAGAACACAGCTAAACCCCCGGCAGAGCAGCCAGATAACAAAGCCTGCAAAGTACAAGATAGCGGAATATTATTTACAGCTTCCGCCTCTTCTAAGACACGCTACATTTCAAAAAATTACCGCTCCCAGAAAAGTGTTAGTTTGTTTCTGTCCTTCTATAAGGATTAGAAGGTCAAATTCCCCTTTGAAAATGCAGTGGAAACTCCAGTTTGGGTTAAAGGTTTAGATACATTACATTCAGTGACAGTAACTAAAACACTCGGAAATTGCTGTACAATGTAGCCGCGTTTTACATATATATGGAGTAGGAGTCGTTCAATGCAATTTTCATTGTGTCATGTGAAAACAATCGTCTTTATGTTTTCAACACGTGCAAAGTTACATGCTTTCGACCCTTCGTATTCTGCTGTAGACGGGAGCACTTGATGCAAGGGAAGGAAATACAATTCAGACAAACATGCTCTAAATATAGCTTATAGCAGAAGAATACCTCTTCTGCATGCGCTAAACCTTTGGGAAGAAGATCAGAAATAATTGCTTGCCAAATTTTTTGCCCTCTGAAGTACAGCAATGAGGTCTGTTTATCGTAAATGTCAATGTTACAGAAGAAGATTGCCAACTACAGAAACTGATAGCTGCACTTAAGTTTATAAATTTTACCCCATTGTCGAACTTGGAATCTCCGGCAAAGGAAGCTCCATCACAATATCTAAGCTTCACCCGGTTCCAATTATAAAAATCTGAGCATATTACAGAATCAGAAAGTCAGAATTAAGAAAAACCGCCAAAATTGCTTTCAGATTCTCATGTTATTATTTGCTTACACCAGCAAACATCAAATTTTTACTGTCATCAATTATGTTCATTTAGCATTCATTTTCCGGCTAAAATTCCCTGGGAACCTCCATTTAGTGTTACACTGATTAACATTCATAACTAGCTAAAATCGGACTGAACGCTGAATCGCTGATACAATGATATGCAAGATCTCAACTTTAAACCCTCATAAACTAATTAAGCTGCTGATAAAGGGGTGACCCAAGTAAGTTTGTCTAGTTGACTTTACTACCAACAGAAGCTCTGACCTAATTTGGTTGTTTTCCTAGATTACATCTATGTACAAGAAGAATGCATGTGATACTGAAGCTGTACAACTGAAAAAACAAACTAAGACCATCAGAGTAATAATGAAGGACCACTATGCAGCAAAGTTTTACATTAGGGAATTCTCACTTTCCATTTTCCTCGTTATACAACCGCAACATTAACTCAGTGCCTCTACAACTTCACCTAAAACCGAGTAAAGGGTCCCTTAAAACACAAAGAGATTGTTTCTGAATGCTTGCGT from Silene latifolia isolate original U9 population chromosome 10, ASM4854445v1, whole genome shotgun sequence encodes:
- the LOC141606788 gene encoding pectin acetylesterase 9 — its product is MLLTISVSVLLLILTFGPWYAYAQPNHHSSRLLVGMTLVNIDRAAALGAYCLDGSLPAYHLHRGFGAGARNWLLQFEGGGWCNDVESCLERAITRRGSTRYMTKFEVFSGILSNNHSLNPDFYNWNRVKLRYCDGASFAGDSKFDNGTSLLYFRGQKIWQAIISDLLPKGLAHAEEALLSGCSAGGLAVFLHCDSFTRFLPRNASAKCLSDAGFFLDATDISQNYSMRSFYYDLIALQGVEQSLNSNCTTSETDPWQCFFPQHVLGYINTPFFILNSAYDVYQFHHILVPPSADLHGHWNHCKNNITVCTENQIEVLQDYRVEMLKAIYPFYKKSITGGMYINSCFAHCQSESQDTWFAVDSPKVHNQAIAEAVGNWYFERNVTKLIDCPYPCDTTCRNLIV